In Aedes albopictus strain Foshan chromosome 3, AalbF5, whole genome shotgun sequence, the following are encoded in one genomic region:
- the LOC134291405 gene encoding uncharacterized protein LOC134291405 produces MIVDNPKTMFFFSDADEQPDLRNIILEEWELKSTVYAILISHGVTLEYLKVLDEKALSDIFSVVKWTGHKHALRSKLEQWKESVLYRPLPSTTSNPASETSPAHNAVPGPSHMNKLLQTTVTNNVLLGILERNEKGKIVCQYYQAHQRLDVEQRRSLAHTIVDYYIANNTYFTLADMERFADLIAARFPPEISETYYNPRDSAAGKKYPSGLLYDRFHNRKKTGSRRQVGEIDPWTRYKVEAVKLTADGKIGAGWVFICVGGSWWTSWALFKCCSRIKYR; encoded by the exons ATGATTGTTGATAATCcgaaaacaatgttttttttttcagacgccGACGAGCAGCCGGATCTAAGAAACATCATTTTGGAGGAGTGGGAACTTAAATCCACGGTGTATGCCATCTTGATTA GTCACGGTGTCACACTGGAGTATTTAAAAGTCCTGGACGAAAAAGCACTGAGCGACATATTTTCTGTTGTCAAATGGACCGGACATAAACATGCCTTGCGCTCCAAGTTGGAACAGTGGAAAGAGAGTGTATTGTACCGCCCGTTGCCCTCCACCACCAGCAATCCGGCAAGCGAAACGTCCCCAGCCCACAATGCAGTTCCGGGACCATCCCATATGAACAAATTACTCCAAACAACCGTCACAAACAATGTACTGCTTGGCATACTCGAGAGAAACGAAAAAGGCAAAATTGTTTGTCAGTATTACCAAGCACACCAACGGCTGGATGTGGAGCAAAGACGATCGTTGGCACACACCATAGTCGACTACTACATTGCCAACAACACATATTTTACACTGGCAGATATGGAACGTTTTGCCGACCTGATTGCAGctcgatttcctccggaaatatct GAGACCTACTACAATCCCCGTGATTCAGCCGCTGGCAAGAAGTACCCCTCTGGTCTATTGTATGATCGATTTCATAACCGAAAGAAAACCGGTTCAAGGCGCCAGGTAGGCGAGATCGACCCGTGGACACGTTACAAGGTGGAAGCAGTCAAGCTCACTGCTGATGGTAAGATTGGGGCCGGGtgggtgttcatttgcgtgggtgggTCGTGGtggacctcttgggcccttttcaaatgttgctccagaattaaaTACCGTTAA